GGGCGGAATGCAGAACGGTGCGGCGCACCCCCAGCCCCGGGTGGTGGCGGAACTCGGCCTCCGCGCTGTGGTCACCGTCCATGTACCGGATGCCCCGCAGGGGATGGCCCGGTACGTCCAGGCCGAGTGCGTGCAGGGCGGCCACGCCGCTGGGCATGATGCCTTCGCCGCACGCCTTGTCCACGGGGGGCTCGCGGGGCTCGATGACCACCGCTTCCATCCCGCGCAGCGCGGCGTGGATCGCTGCCGCCAGTCCGGCGGGGCCGCCGCCCGACACCAGGACATCGATCATGTGCGCGCGCCCACCGCGGTGGCGGTGGCCAGTGCGGCGTCTTCGCACCGGATGCGGACGGTGAGGAGCCAGGCGTTCAGGACCGTGAACACCAGCGCGGTCACCCAGGCCCCGCCCACCAGGGGCAGGGCCAGGCCCTCGGCGACCACAGCCACGTAGTTGGGGTGGCGAAGCCGGCGGTAGGGGCCCGCGGTCACCAGACGCAGTCCGGGGACGACGATGACCCGGGTGTTCCACTGCCTTCCCAGCGTGTGGATGCACCACCAGCGCAGTGCCTGGGAGGCGACGACGACGGCGAGCATCGTCCAGGTGAGCAACGGCGGGACGGACCGGTGGGCGACCAGCACTTCGAGCGGGCAGGCCACCAGCAGCCCGGTGTGCAGGGCCACCATCCACCGGTAGTGTCCGTGGTCGGCCGGGGTGCCGCCGCGGGCCAGGCTCCAGCGCGCGTTGCGGCGTGCCAGGAGCAGTTCGCCGACGCGTTCCGTCGCGACGGCCAGCACCAGGGCTGTGTACCAGAGCACGTGTCCTCCGTTCTACCAGCGCAGCAGGACCAGTTCGCAGCAGAAGCCCGGGCCCATGGCCAGGAGCAGTCCGTGGGAACCCGGCGGTGGGGGGCGGCGGGCCAGGGTGTCACGCAGGACGTGCAGCACGGAGGACGACGAGAGGTTGCCGGCCTCGGCCAGGTGTCGCCAGGTGAGGTCGAGCGCGCCGGCGGGGAGATCGAGGGTCTCCGTGATGGTGTGCAGGATCCGGGGGCCGCCCGGATGGCAGATCCAGGCCGTGACGTCCTTGGTCTTCAGGCCGTGTTCGTCCAGGAAGCCGCGGACGTCGCCTGCCAGGTTGCGGCGGATCAGCTCGGGCACGACCGGATCGAGCACCACACGGAATCCGGAACTGCCGACTTCCCAGCCCATGGCGTGCCCGGTGTCCGGGTACAGGTGGCTGCGTGTGGCCACCACCGCGGGCCCCTGGGCGGACCGGCCCGCGCCACAGGCGACGACCGCGGCCGCCCCGTCACCGAACAGGCCGGTGGCGATGAGGTTGGCCGGCGAGGAATCCGCGCGCTGGAAGGTCAGGGTGCACAGTTCGACGGAGAGGAGGACGGCGACGTGATCGGGCCAGCCACGCAGATAGTCGTGCAGACGGGCGATGCCCGCCGCCCCCGCGACACAGCCCAGGCCGAAGACAGGGAGCCGTTTGATGTCGGGCCGCAGCCCCAGCCGGCCCACGAGGCGGGCGTCGATGGAGGGCGTGGCGATGCCGGTGACGGAAGTGAAGAGCAGCAGGTCGACGTCGGTGGCCCGCAGCCCGGCGGTCCGCAGCGCACCGCGGACCGCCCGGGCACCCAGGTCCGTGGCCGCGCGGATGAAAACGTCGTTGGCGCCGCCGAAGCCGTCCAGCCGGGCGTACTCCTCCAGAGGCAGCACCATGTGGCGGGTGCGCACTTGAGTACTGCTGTGAAGGCGGTCGAGTACCGCGCGGCCGGTCCCGTCTGGCAGACAGGCCCGGCATACCACGTCGGTAATGGCTTTCTGGGGCTGGCGGTGGGGAGCCAGGAGGCCATGGACGGCTGTGATCCGGGTCGTCATACGTCTCCCGCCATGAGGGGTGCCGGATACCCGACGGCTCTCTTGTTCCCCGTTCGCACCACGAACCCGCGCGGGTATTCCGCCAGTCGCCCGTCCGGCGGCCTCCACCGCCCGCCCTTGCGTTCTACGATCGTGCGGTGGAAACCGACCGGGCGCCGCTCGCCAGGCAGACCTCCGGCCTGACCGGCCGACCGGTCCTGGCGCTGGCCGCGTCGTGCCACCCGGGGCCTTCGGCAGCGGTCACCGTTCTGGTGACCGTGCTGGCTGTCGCCGCGGGACACTCCGCGGGCGGCTGCGCATGGCTCGCGGCGGCGGTGCTGACCGGTCAGCTGTCGGTCGGCTGGTGCAACGATGCCTTCGACGCGCGCCGTGACGCCGCCGCGGGCCGCCCCAAACCCGTCGCGACGGGAGCGGTGTCACCGCAGACGGTATGGGCGGCCGCGCACACCGCGCTCGCACTGTGCGTGCCGCTTTCGCTGATGTGCGGTTCCCTCGCGGGGACCGTGCATCTGGCGGGGGTCGGGGCCGCATGGGCGTACAACCTCCGCCTGAAGGCCACGATGTGGTCCTGGCTGCCTTACGCCGCGGGATTCGCGAGCCTGCCGGCCTTCGTCACCCTCAGTTCGGGCGCACACTCGTGGCCCCCGTGGTGGGTGGTCGTGGCCGGCGCTCTGCTGGGCGTGGGCGCCCATCTGGCTGACACCGTGCCGGACATCAGCAGCGACCTGGCAGTGGGGGTGCGCGGCCTGCCGCACCGGCTCGGCACATCCGGGACACGCCGGGTGCTGCCGGTGCCCCTGGTGGCGGCGACCGTGGCCCTGGCCCTCGGCCCGCCCGGTCCGCTCCCCGCCGCGGGGGCAGTCGCCCTGACGGCGGCGGTGGCGACGGCGCTCGCCGGGGCGGCGCTGGGCCGAACACACACCAAAGCCCCCTTCGCCGCGGCCGTGGCGGTCGCGACGGTGGACGTGGCGCTTCTGCTGGCTCAGGGCAGCCGCATCACCTGAGAGCTCGATGAGGAGCGCTGACCTGCTGAGAGATCCGGAGAGGTCCGGTGAGGGACGAGACGGCGAAAAGGAACAACCACTCCTCGCCACTCTTAACTTATAGCGCAGCAGGGGGCTTGCGGCAAGGCCCCGGTCGTGGTGCAGAATCGCGGCTCAAGCTCATGACCTGCGGAAATAGGAGATTCACCAGGTGCGTGTGTTGTTGTCGGTCCATGGGTCGTGCGGTGACGTCGAGTCGGTGGTGGGACGCGTACCGCGGGTGCGGGCGCTCGGCACCGAGATGCGGGTGTGCGTACCGTCGGCCGTCGCGGCAGCGACCTCGGACCGGAGCTGATGACCATGAACTCCCTGACCACCAGCGCGTTCGACCTTCCCGACCGCCTCTCCGCCAAGGCCACCCCGGCGCTGATCGACGGCGACGAGCAGCACTTCGCGGCCATCTCGGAGAGCCTCGAGCAGACGATCGCCGAACTGTCCGACCGTCTGGAGACCACGCGCAAGGCGCCCGGCGGCATCGGCCGCGAGGCGATGGACCGGGACGCGGAGATCCACCGCCTGACCAGCCGGCTGCGCACCTTGCGACGCTTCGGCCTGGACCTGTGCCTGGGACACATCGTCCGTACGGACAACGCCGACTCCGTGTACATAGGGCGACTCGGCCTCACCGACAGCACGGGTCGCCGGTTGCTGCTCGACTGGCGTTCCCCCGCGGCCGAGCCGTTCTTCGCCGCGACCCACGCCAACCCGATGGGTCTGGCAAGTCGCCGCAGGTACCGCTGGACCCGCGGCCGGATCAGCGACTACTGGGACGAGGTGTTCACCGCCGACGGGCTCGAGGGGCACGCCGCGCTCGACGACCAGTCCGCGTTCATCGCCAGCCTGGGAGGCAACCGGTCGTCCCGGATGCGAGACGTGCTCGCCACCATCCAGGCCGATCAGGACGCCATCATCCGGGCGGGATCCCGCGGTGCTCTCGTCGTCGACGGCGGCCCCGGTACGGGCAAGACCGTCGTCGCTCTGCACCGGGCCGCCCACCTCCTCTACTCCGACCCCCGCCTCGGTCACCGTAAGGGCGGTGTACTGTTCGTCGGTCCGAGCCGGCCCTACCTGGCCTACGTCGCCGATGTCCTGCCGAGTCTCGGTGAGGAGGGCGTGCAGACCTGCACCGTCCGCGACCTCGTCACCGAGGGAGCCGGAGCAGTGCTCGAGACCGACCCGGACGTGGCCCTCCTGAAGTCGTCCGCGGACCTGGTGAAGGCGATCGAACCAGCCGTCGGCATCTACGAGGAGCCGCCCACCGAGGGCATGACGGTCTCGACCCACTGGTCCGACATCTGGCTGAGCGCCAACGACTGGGCGGCGGCGTTCGAGGCAGTGGAGCCGGGCACACCGCACAACGAGGCGCGCGACCAGATCCGGGAGGAACTGCTCACGATCCTGATGGACAAGGACGACAGTGACGCTCCGCCCGAGCTGCTCCGCAGGTCGCTGCTGCAGGACCGGGAGCTGATCCGGACCCTCAACCGCGCGTGGCCGATGATCGAAGCGAGTGACCTCGTCGGGGACCTGTGGTCGGTGCCCGCCTACCTGCGCAAGTGCGCTCCGCACCTCGCCCCCGACGAGGTCCGCAAACTGCAGCGGAAGGACGTCCAGGCCTGGACGGTTTCCGACCTGCCGCTCCTGGACGCCGCCCGGCAGCGGCTCGGCGACCCGGAGGCGTCCGTACGCAAGCGCCGGCACGACGCCTCCGTCGCCGCCGAACGCGCGCGCAGGGCCGATGCCATCGACAGCCTGCTGCAGAACGTCGAGATCGACGAGAGCGAAGGCGCGGTGGGGATGCTGCACGGACGGGACCTGCAGGACAGCCTGATCGACGAGAGCGCACGGCCTGGCATCGAACCGGACCTGCTCGCCGGACCGTTCGCCCACATCATCGTGGACGAGGCTCAGGAACTGACCGACGCCGAATGGCAGATGCTGCTGCTCCGCTGCCCCTCCCGGAGCTTCACCATCGTCGGTGACCGCGCCCAGGCCAGGCACGGTTTCACGGAGTCGTGGCAGGAACGGCTCGAGCGGGCCGGACTCGACCGGATCGAGGTGGCCTCCCTGAGCATCAACTACCGCACGCCGGAAGAGGTCATGGCGGAAGCCGAACTGGTCGTCCGCGCCGCACTCCCGGACGCCAACGTGCCGACTTCCATCCGCAGCAGCGGCATCCCCGTCGTGCACGGATCCGTCGCGGATCTGGGCGCGATCCTCGACACCTGGCTCGCCGCACATGACGAGGGGATCGCCTGCGTCATCGGCGATCCCGCGTTCCGGGCGACATCCCGCGTCCGATCGCTGACGCCGGAACTGTCGAAGGGGCTCGAGTTCGACCTGGTCGTCCTCATCGACCCGGAGACGTTCGGTGAGGGCATCGAAGGAGCCGTCGACCGCTATGTCGCCATGACCCGCGCGACCCAGCAACTCGTCATCCTCACGAGCTCCTGACGCCGGCGGCACGCTTGCCTCGCCCGGCCCGGCCGATCAAGGGGTACTCGGGCAGCGTGCCGTTCTCGCCGTCGCCAACGCTTGGCCGGGGACGGTGGGCTCGCTCCGCCGTCGTCGCAGGTAGCGGCGGCGGTTGCGGGCGGAGTCAGCGTGGTGTGTTGTCGTCGGCGGTGAAGGGGCCGCCGTGGCCGGGCACGATCAGATCGGCGGTGGCCAGTACGCGGAGGCGGGAGGCGCGAAGTATCTCGCGGTCGGGGGCTACGGGGTCGTCGGCAGGACCGTCCGCGTGCCACC
The window above is part of the Streptomyces syringium genome. Proteins encoded here:
- a CDS encoding isoprenylcysteine carboxyl methyltransferase family protein; its protein translation is MLWYTALVLAVATERVGELLLARRNARWSLARGGTPADHGHYRWMVALHTGLLVACPLEVLVAHRSVPPLLTWTMLAVVVASQALRWWCIHTLGRQWNTRVIVVPGLRLVTAGPYRRLRHPNYVAVVAEGLALPLVGGAWVTALVFTVLNAWLLTVRIRCEDAALATATAVGART
- a CDS encoding type III polyketide synthase, which codes for MTTRITAVHGLLAPHRQPQKAITDVVCRACLPDGTGRAVLDRLHSSTQVRTRHMVLPLEEYARLDGFGGANDVFIRAATDLGARAVRGALRTAGLRATDVDLLLFTSVTGIATPSIDARLVGRLGLRPDIKRLPVFGLGCVAGAAGIARLHDYLRGWPDHVAVLLSVELCTLTFQRADSSPANLIATGLFGDGAAAVVACGAGRSAQGPAVVATRSHLYPDTGHAMGWEVGSSGFRVVLDPVVPELIRRNLAGDVRGFLDEHGLKTKDVTAWICHPGGPRILHTITETLDLPAGALDLTWRHLAEAGNLSSSSVLHVLRDTLARRPPPPGSHGLLLAMGPGFCCELVLLRW
- a CDS encoding UbiA family prenyltransferase — encoded protein: METDRAPLARQTSGLTGRPVLALAASCHPGPSAAVTVLVTVLAVAAGHSAGGCAWLAAAVLTGQLSVGWCNDAFDARRDAAAGRPKPVATGAVSPQTVWAAAHTALALCVPLSLMCGSLAGTVHLAGVGAAWAYNLRLKATMWSWLPYAAGFASLPAFVTLSSGAHSWPPWWVVVAGALLGVGAHLADTVPDISSDLAVGVRGLPHRLGTSGTRRVLPVPLVAATVALALGPPGPLPAAGAVALTAAVATALAGAALGRTHTKAPFAAAVAVATVDVALLLAQGSRIT
- the helR gene encoding RNA polymerase recycling motor ATPase HelR; the protein is MNSLTTSAFDLPDRLSAKATPALIDGDEQHFAAISESLEQTIAELSDRLETTRKAPGGIGREAMDRDAEIHRLTSRLRTLRRFGLDLCLGHIVRTDNADSVYIGRLGLTDSTGRRLLLDWRSPAAEPFFAATHANPMGLASRRRYRWTRGRISDYWDEVFTADGLEGHAALDDQSAFIASLGGNRSSRMRDVLATIQADQDAIIRAGSRGALVVDGGPGTGKTVVALHRAAHLLYSDPRLGHRKGGVLFVGPSRPYLAYVADVLPSLGEEGVQTCTVRDLVTEGAGAVLETDPDVALLKSSADLVKAIEPAVGIYEEPPTEGMTVSTHWSDIWLSANDWAAAFEAVEPGTPHNEARDQIREELLTILMDKDDSDAPPELLRRSLLQDRELIRTLNRAWPMIEASDLVGDLWSVPAYLRKCAPHLAPDEVRKLQRKDVQAWTVSDLPLLDAARQRLGDPEASVRKRRHDASVAAERARRADAIDSLLQNVEIDESEGAVGMLHGRDLQDSLIDESARPGIEPDLLAGPFAHIIVDEAQELTDAEWQMLLLRCPSRSFTIVGDRAQARHGFTESWQERLERAGLDRIEVASLSINYRTPEEVMAEAELVVRAALPDANVPTSIRSSGIPVVHGSVADLGAILDTWLAAHDEGIACVIGDPAFRATSRVRSLTPELSKGLEFDLVVLIDPETFGEGIEGAVDRYVAMTRATQQLVILTSS